The following coding sequences are from one Syngnathus acus chromosome 12, fSynAcu1.2, whole genome shotgun sequence window:
- the smad4a gene encoding mothers against decapentaplegic homolog 4a codes for MSIANTPTSNDACLSIVHSLMCHRQGGESESFAKRAIESLVKKLKEKKDELDSLITAITTNGAHPSKCVTIQRTLDGRLQVAGRKGFPHVVYARLWRWPDLHKNELKHVKYCQYAFDLKCDNVCVNPYHYERVVSPGIDLSGLTLSSTGPLMVKDEYDYDNQQSHPSADSHLQTIQHPPSRPGPPDTFGSPALLPPTEGSSSAATSAFSAIGAGPSNSTSNWNRNSSFTSAAPHQNGHLQHHTPMPHTGHYWSVSNEIAFQPPISNHPAPEYWCSIAYFEMDVQVGETFKVPSTCPIVTVDGYVDPSGGDRFCLGQLSNVHRTENIERARLHIGKGVQLECKGEGDVWVRCLSDHAVFVQSYYLDREAGRAPGDAVHKIYPSAYIKVFDLRQCHRQMQQQAATAQAAAAAQAAAVAGNIPGPGSVGGIAPAISLSAAAGIGVDDLRRLCILRMSFVKGWGPDYPRQSIKETPCWIEIHLHRALQLLDEVLHTMPIADPQPLD; via the exons ATGTCCATCGCCAACACCCCCACGAGCAATGACGCCTGCCTCAGCATCGTGCACAGCCTGATGTGCCACAGACAAGGTGGGGAGAGCGAGAGCTTCGCCAAGCGGGCCATCGAGAGCCTGGTCAAGAAGctgaaggagaagaaagacGAGCTGGACTCCCTCATCACGGCCATCACGACCAACGGGGCGCATCCCAGCAAATGTGTGACCATACAGCGCACATTGGACGGCCGCCTACAG gtCGCTGGACGTAAAGGTTTCCCTCACGTGGTGTATGCGCGATTGTGGCGGTGGCCCGATCTGCACAAAAACGAGTTAAAACATGTCAAATACTGCCAGTATGCCTTTGACCTCAAATGTGACAACGTTTGCGTCAATCCGTACCACTACGAGAGAGTGGTCTCGCCAGGCATCG ACTTATCAGGACTGACGCTTTCAAGCACAG GTCCACTCATGGTAAAAGACGAGTACGACTACGACAATCAGCAATCTCACCCCAGTGCCGACAGCCACCTGCAGACAATCCAGCATCCTCCGTCCAGGCCGGGCCCGCCAGACACCTTTGGTAGCCCCGCCCTCCTCCCGCCAACAGAGGGCAGCAGCTCGGCTGCAACATCCGCATTTTCCGCCATTGGCGCGGGACCCTCAA ATTCCACCTCCAACTGGAACCGAAACAGCAGCTTCACGTCTGCGGCGCCGCATCAAAATGGCCACCTACAGCACCATACGCCCATGCCTCACACAGGACATTACT GGTCTGTTAGCAACGAAATAGCATTCCAACCACCAATATCCAATCACCCTG CTCCAGAATACTGGTGCTCCATCGCGTACTTTGAGATGGACGTCCAGGTCGGCGAGACGTTCAAGGTGCCCTCCACGTGCCCGATAGTGACGGTGGACGGTTACGTGGACCCCTCGGGAGGCGACCGCTTCTGCCTGGGCCAGCTCAGCAACGTCCACAGAACGGAAAACATTGAGAGAGCCAG GCTTCATATCGGCAAAGGCGTTCAGCTGGAATGCAAAGGCGAAGGAGATGTGTGGGTACGCTGCTTGAGCGACCACGCCGTGTTTGTGCAGAGCTACTACCTGGACCGAGAGGCGGGGCGTGCCCCCGGGGATGCCGTCCACAAGATCTACCCCAGCGCTTACATCAAG GTGTTTGACCTGCGTCAGTGCCATAGGCAGATGCAGCAGCAGGCGGCCACTGCccaagcggcggcggcggcccagGCAGCAGCCGTGGCCGGAAATATACCCGGCCCGGGTTCCGTGGGCGGAATCGCTCCCGCAATCA GTTTGTCAGCGGCGGCGGGCATCGGCGTGGACGACTTGCGCCGGCTGTGCATCCTGCGGATGAGCTTTGTCAAGGGCTGGGGGCCCGACTACCCGCGGCAAAGCATCAAGGAGACACCCTGCTGGATCGAGATTCACCTCCACCGTGCTCTGCAGCTGCTGGACGAGGTACTGCACACCATGCCCATCGCGGACCCACAGCCTCTTGACTAA